GTAACAAAATTAGTTGCTGCATTTGGCCTATCAAGGAGCGGCGTTGATTTCGATTCATTAGACGCAGAGCCGGTGTATCTGTTTTTCCTATTGCTTGCGCCTCAAGATTCAGCTGGTCCACATCTAAAGGCCTTAGCAAGAATCTCTCGTCTTTTAAAAGACAGCTATTTTCGTGAAAAGCTGAAAGAGGCAAAGGATGAGGCTACTATATTAAAGATCATCTCTCAAGAAGACGAAAGAAAGGCCTAACATGCTTACTAAAATAAAAAGAATTATAAAATGGCTCTATCCTGGAATGAAGGTAAAACGCTGGATCCTCTTAACAGGAGGCGGCCTGCTTCTTTTTGGTTATGGTTGGGCAAGATTAATATTTGATGAATTCCTGGTTATCAAGTTCTTCGATGCATTTATCATCTTGGTGGGAATAGGTATGATTATTGCCGGCATTAAGAAATTGATGAAATCCTTTATTACGGTTTTCTTGCCGGAGAGAGAAAGGGAATTGGTAGATATTATGTATCGCAAGCGGCAACTCGAGAAGGGTACTAAGATTATTGCCATCGGCGGTGGAACCGGACTGTCAACGTTGCTGCAAGGTTTAAAAAGTTTTACTAATAATATTACTGCTATTGTTACTGTGGCTGATGATGGTGGTTCTTCTGGTCGCTTGAGAGAACAATTCGATGTATTGCCACCCGGAGATATCCGCAATTGCCTTGTTGCCTTAGCTGATGCTGAGCCTCTAATGCAGAATCTGTTTCAGTTTCGCTTTGAAGGTGACACGGAGTTTAAAGGTCACAGCTTTGGCAATATCTTTCTGACTGCTATGACTAAACTTACTGGCGGAGATTTTGAAAAGGCCATTGAGCAGTCAAGTAAGGTATTGGCTATCCGGGGTCGGGTTGTACCTGCGACTTTAGAAAGAGTGACTTTAGAAGCTAGCTACTTTGATGGCAGCAAGACTCTTGGTGAGGCAAAGATTCCCAGTAAGGGTGAGCCTATTAAACGTATTTCTTTAAGGCCTGCAATGATTAGGGCCTCAAGTAGTGCCTTAAAGGCAATTGAAGAAGCAGAGCTAATTATATTAGGTCCGGGTAGCCTCTATACAAGTGTTATACCAAATTTATTAATTCAGGATATAGTTGATAATATAATAAAGTCACACGCATTTAAGATCTATACCTGTAATGTTATGACTCAAGGAGGCGAGACAGACGGATATACTGCCTTTGACCATTTAAAGGCATTAATTAATCATACAAATAAAAAGATCGTTGATGCTTGCGTAGTGAACAATGCTAAGATCCCAGAACATTTTTTGAATAAATATAGAGAAAAGCAATCATTTCCTGTTATTGCTGATAGTCAAAAGATTCGCGAGGCAGGATACTTGGTTGTGGAGGAAGACCTAGTTAATTTCACAGATTTTGTAAGACATGATAGTAAAAAATTGGCTAAAACCATAGTGAATATAATTGCGAATTATGTCTAAAAGATAAAGCCATGCACATTATCGAAAAAGAAGTCGTTATCCAGAATAAACAGGGCTTACATGCTCGGCCAGCAGCATTATTTGTACAGCTTGCCAATAAGTTTGATTCAAATATTACTATTAAGAAGGGTGCTCAAGAGGTTAATGGAAAGTCGATCATGGGGATTCTAATGCTTGCTGCTGAAAAAGGTTCGCGTGTAGCGATAGTCGCTGAAGGTGATGATGCCGCTGAGGCAATAGAACAATTAATCGCATTGGTTAGTAAAGATGAGTAATTATATTGAATTAAAAGGAATACCCGCCGCACCAGGCGTAGCAATCGGTAGAGCTTATATATTTGGTAAGCAGGAGCTCAGGGTTCTAAAGAAACCAATTGAGGCCCCGGAGGTTCCCTTAGAGATTGCCCGTTTTGAAGAGGCGTTGATTAAGACTCGAAAAGAGATTATAGATATCCAAAAGAGGATATCCAAAGATATGGGCGCTGAAGGTAGTGAGATCTTTGACGCCCATCTACTTGTTCTGGAAGATAGAATGTTGATTGACGAGGTGATTACCAGATTAAAGAAAGAGAAGGTTTGCATTGAATATATCTTCTCCCAGGCGCTCAAAAAATACATGGATGTCTTTTCAAAGATCGAGGATGAGTATTTACGAGAGAGGATATCTGATATCAATGATGTAGGTAGACGCGTTATCCATAATCTAATGGGCAAGAAACAGAAGAGCCTAACCGATTTAGAGGAACCGGTGGTTGTTGTTGCCCACGAACTTTCTCCTTCTGATACTGCAACAATGAACAAAAAGCACGTCATTGCCTTAATTACTGATATAGGAGGCAGGACCTCTCACACTGCTATTTTAGCTAAGAGTTTAGAGATACCTGCTGTTGTGGGATTGGAACAGGCTACTCTTGCTATAAGAGGCGATGACAGGCTTATTGTAGACGGTCGCCAAGGCGTTGTTATTGTTAATCCTACTCAGGAACATATCAGTAAATATGCCAAGGTAAAAGAAGATAACCTAAGTCGTGTTGCAACGGTGCAGGAGTTTAAGGACTTATCGCCTGTGACTCTTGATGGCAGAAAAATTATATTGGCTGCTAATATTGAGTTGCCGGAGGAGGTAGATTCTGTACTCGCTCATGGCGCTGAAGGAATAGGGCTTTATCGCACAGAGTTCTTCTATATGAATAGAAGGGACCTTCCTTCTGAAGAAGAGCATTACAACAGATATAAGGTAGTTGCCGAGAAGGTAGCCCCAAATGCAGTAATTGTTCGCACCCTTGATTTAGGAGGGGATAAATTTATATCAACATTAAAAGTTCCTCATGACATGGCGCCATTTTTAGGCTGGCGCGCAATACGTTTCTGTTTGGCTAAGCCTGAATTTTTTAAGGTACAGTTGCGCGCAGTGTTACGTGCATCTAGCCACGGTAATTTAAAATTGATGTATCCGATGATTTCCGGGGTAGAAGAATTAAAACAGGCTAATGAACTCTTGGAAGAGTGCAAACAAGAGCTAAGAAAGGAGGAGGTCTCCTTTGATGAAGATATTGAGGTCGGGGCAATGATAGAGGTTCCTTCCGCTGCCTTAACCTGCGATATCTTGGCTAAGGAGGTAGACTTCTTTAGTATTGGGACGAATGATTTAATTCAGTATTCTCTCGCTGTAGATAGAAGCAACGAAAAGGTCGCTTATCTTTATGAGCCTGCACATCCGGCTGTGTTACGTTTAATCAAGAGTATAATAGATGCCGGACATAAGGAAAATATCTGGGTTGGTATGTGCGGTGAGATGGCGGGTGAGCCAGCATTTGTTATTTTACTCTTGGGTTTGGGTCTTGATG
This window of the Candidatus Omnitrophota bacterium genome carries:
- a CDS encoding PTS sugar transporter subunit IIA, coding for MKVMDFLPKKAISSNLKGSNKDEVISELLDLLISAGEVDKKNKAKIINILLARESLGSTAIGQGIGIPHGKSDCVTKLVAAFGLSRSGVDFDSLDAEPVYLFFLLLAPQDSAGPHLKALARISRLLKDSYFREKLKEAKDEATILKIISQEDERKA
- a CDS encoding YvcK family protein; protein product: MLTKIKRIIKWLYPGMKVKRWILLTGGGLLLFGYGWARLIFDEFLVIKFFDAFIILVGIGMIIAGIKKLMKSFITVFLPERERELVDIMYRKRQLEKGTKIIAIGGGTGLSTLLQGLKSFTNNITAIVTVADDGGSSGRLREQFDVLPPGDIRNCLVALADAEPLMQNLFQFRFEGDTEFKGHSFGNIFLTAMTKLTGGDFEKAIEQSSKVLAIRGRVVPATLERVTLEASYFDGSKTLGEAKIPSKGEPIKRISLRPAMIRASSSALKAIEEAELIILGPGSLYTSVIPNLLIQDIVDNIIKSHAFKIYTCNVMTQGGETDGYTAFDHLKALINHTNKKIVDACVVNNAKIPEHFLNKYREKQSFPVIADSQKIREAGYLVVEEDLVNFTDFVRHDSKKLAKTIVNIIANYV
- a CDS encoding HPr family phosphocarrier protein, whose protein sequence is MIEKEVVIQNKQGLHARPAALFVQLANKFDSNITIKKGAQEVNGKSIMGILMLAAEKGSRVAIVAEGDDAAEAIEQLIALVSKDE
- the ptsP gene encoding phosphoenolpyruvate--protein phosphotransferase; translated protein: MSNYIELKGIPAAPGVAIGRAYIFGKQELRVLKKPIEAPEVPLEIARFEEALIKTRKEIIDIQKRISKDMGAEGSEIFDAHLLVLEDRMLIDEVITRLKKEKVCIEYIFSQALKKYMDVFSKIEDEYLRERISDINDVGRRVIHNLMGKKQKSLTDLEEPVVVVAHELSPSDTATMNKKHVIALITDIGGRTSHTAILAKSLEIPAVVGLEQATLAIRGDDRLIVDGRQGVVIVNPTQEHISKYAKVKEDNLSRVATVQEFKDLSPVTLDGRKIILAANIELPEEVDSVLAHGAEGIGLYRTEFFYMNRRDLPSEEEHYNRYKVVAEKVAPNAVIVRTLDLGGDKFISTLKVPHDMAPFLGWRAIRFCLAKPEFFKVQLRAVLRASSHGNLKLMYPMISGVEELKQANELLEECKQELRKEEVSFDEDIEVGAMIEVPSAALTCDILAKEVDFFSIGTNDLIQYSLAVDRSNEKVAYLYEPAHPAVLRLIKSIIDAGHKENIWVGMCGEMAGEPAFVILLLGLGLDEFSVSTVAIPEIKRIIRAVSYNQAKEIADKALTLSDSKAVEEFTSRKLNEIVKLY